Proteins found in one Streptomyces sp. NBC_00461 genomic segment:
- the sufB gene encoding Fe-S cluster assembly protein SufB produces MTLPIEETAHPELEGLGNYEYGWADSDVAGASAKRGINEDVVRDISAKKNEPEWMTKLRLKGLRLFDKKPMPNWGSDLSGIDFDNIKYFVRSTEKQAESWEDLPEDIKNTYDKLGIPEAEKQRLVAGVAAQYESEVVYHQIREDLEEQGVIFLDTDTALKEHPELFKEYFGTVIPVGDNKFASLNTAVWSGGSFIYVPKGVHVEIPLQAYFRINTENMGQFERTLIIVDEDAYVHYVEGCTAPIYKSDSLHSAVVEIIVKKGARCRYTTIQNWSNNVYNLVTKRAVAYEGATMEWIDGNIGSKVTMKYPAVYLMGEHAKGETLSIAFAGEGQHQDAGSKMVHMAPNTSSNIVSKSVARGGGRTSYRGLVEIGEGAHGSKSNVLCDALLVDTISRSDTYPYVDVREDDVSMGHEATVSKVSEDQLFYLMSRGLSEFEAMAMIVRGFVEPIAKELPMEYALELNRLIELQMEGAVG; encoded by the coding sequence ATGACGCTCCCCATCGAGGAGACCGCCCACCCCGAGCTTGAGGGCCTGGGCAACTACGAATACGGCTGGGCCGACTCCGACGTGGCTGGTGCCTCTGCGAAGCGCGGCATCAACGAGGACGTCGTCCGGGACATCTCCGCGAAGAAGAACGAGCCGGAGTGGATGACCAAGCTCCGTCTCAAGGGCCTGCGCCTGTTCGACAAGAAGCCCATGCCCAACTGGGGCTCGGACCTGTCGGGCATCGACTTCGACAACATCAAGTACTTCGTGCGCTCCACGGAGAAGCAGGCGGAGTCCTGGGAGGACCTGCCCGAGGACATCAAGAACACGTACGACAAGCTCGGCATCCCCGAGGCGGAGAAGCAGCGCCTCGTCGCCGGTGTCGCCGCCCAGTACGAGTCCGAGGTCGTCTACCACCAGATCCGCGAGGACCTGGAGGAGCAGGGCGTCATCTTCCTGGACACCGACACCGCCCTGAAGGAGCACCCGGAGCTCTTCAAGGAGTACTTCGGCACAGTCATCCCGGTCGGCGACAACAAGTTCGCGTCGCTGAACACCGCGGTGTGGTCCGGCGGCTCCTTCATCTACGTGCCGAAGGGCGTGCACGTGGAGATCCCGCTCCAGGCCTACTTCCGTATCAACACGGAGAACATGGGCCAGTTCGAGCGGACGCTGATCATCGTCGACGAGGACGCCTACGTCCACTACGTCGAGGGTTGTACGGCCCCGATCTACAAGTCGGACTCCCTGCACTCCGCGGTCGTCGAGATCATCGTGAAGAAGGGCGCCCGCTGCCGCTACACGACCATCCAGAACTGGTCGAACAACGTCTACAACCTGGTCACCAAGCGCGCCGTGGCGTACGAGGGCGCGACCATGGAGTGGATCGACGGCAACATCGGCTCCAAGGTCACGATGAAGTACCCGGCCGTGTACCTGATGGGCGAGCACGCCAAGGGCGAGACCCTCTCCATCGCCTTCGCGGGCGAGGGGCAGCACCAGGACGCCGGCTCCAAGATGGTCCACATGGCGCCGAACACCTCCTCCAACATCGTCTCCAAGTCCGTGGCGCGCGGTGGTGGTCGTACCTCCTACCGTGGCCTCGTCGAGATCGGCGAGGGCGCCCACGGCTCCAAGTCGAACGTGCTGTGCGACGCGCTGCTCGTCGACACCATCTCCCGCTCCGACACGTACCCCTACGTGGACGTCCGTGAGGACGACGTGTCCATGGGCCACGAGGCCACCGTCTCCAAGGTCTCCGAGGACCAGCTCTTCTACCTGATGAGCCGTGGTCTGAGCGAGTTCGAGGCGATGGCGATGATCGTGCGCGGCTTCGTCGAGCCCATCGCGAAGGAGCTGCCCATGGAGTACGCCCTTGAGCTCAACCGGCTGATCGAGCTGCAGATGGAAGGCGCGGTCGGTTAA
- a CDS encoding ABC transporter ATP-binding protein: protein MRSEPVVQVQALVKRYGTKTAVDGLDLVAKAGVTAVLGPNGAGKTTTVETCEGYRRPDSGTVRVLGLDPVRQARQLHPRIGVMLQSGGVYSGARADEMLRHVAKLHANPLDVDALIERLGLGSCGRTTYRRLSGGQQQRLALAMAVVGRPELVFLDEPTAGLDPQARHATWDLVRDLRTDGVSVILTTHYMDEAEQLADDVAIIDAGRVIAQGSPDELCRGGAENTLRFTGRPGLDVGSLLKALPADCSAAELTPGSYRVVGKVDPQLLATVASWCAQHGVMPDRISVERHTLEDVFLELTGKELRS, encoded by the coding sequence ATGCGAAGTGAGCCCGTGGTCCAGGTTCAGGCCCTGGTGAAGCGGTACGGCACAAAAACCGCTGTGGACGGCCTCGACCTGGTGGCCAAGGCGGGCGTGACCGCCGTACTCGGCCCGAACGGCGCGGGCAAGACCACCACCGTCGAGACCTGTGAGGGGTACCGCAGGCCGGATTCCGGCACGGTGCGGGTCCTGGGTCTCGACCCGGTGCGACAGGCCCGTCAACTGCATCCGCGCATCGGCGTGATGCTGCAGTCCGGCGGTGTCTACTCGGGCGCGCGGGCCGACGAGATGCTGCGGCATGTGGCGAAACTGCACGCGAACCCGCTGGACGTGGACGCGCTCATCGAGCGACTCGGCCTCGGCTCGTGCGGCCGTACGACCTACCGCCGTCTCTCCGGCGGCCAGCAGCAGCGCCTCGCGCTCGCGATGGCCGTCGTGGGGCGTCCGGAGCTGGTGTTCCTCGACGAGCCGACCGCCGGCCTCGACCCGCAGGCCCGGCACGCGACCTGGGACCTCGTCCGCGACCTGCGCACCGACGGCGTCTCGGTCATCCTCACCACGCACTACATGGACGAGGCCGAGCAGCTCGCGGACGACGTCGCGATCATCGACGCCGGCCGGGTCATCGCCCAGGGCTCCCCGGACGAGCTGTGCCGCGGCGGCGCCGAGAACACACTGCGCTTCACGGGCCGTCCCGGCCTGGACGTGGGCTCCCTGCTGAAGGCGCTGCCCGCGGACTGCTCGGCGGCGGAGCTCACGCCGGGCTCGTACCGGGTCGTCGGCAAGGTCGACCCGCAGTTGCTGGCGACGGTGGCGTCCTGGTGCGCGCAGCACGGGGTGATGCCGGACCGGATCTCGGTCGAACGGCACACCCTTGAGGACGTGTTCTTGGAGCTTACGGGCAAGGAGTTGCGTTCGTGA
- a CDS encoding helix-turn-helix transcriptional regulator, translated as MKNVGEALETPMGAHQEEHVSGERSTRNRVARSILDHGPSTVTELAGRLGLTPAAVRRHLDALVADDVVQAREQRVYGARTRGRPAKVFALTDCGRDAFDQSYDKLAADALRWIQERFGGDEAVVAFARARIAEQAAAYRRAIEAAAPEQRTEALAKALSVDGYAATARSAPLPQKGEQLCQHHCPVAHVAEKFPQLCEAETEIFSQLLGTHVQRLATIAHGDGVCTTFIPKISQTTDNASASTAGRNPA; from the coding sequence GTGAAAAACGTCGGCGAGGCTCTGGAGACCCCCATGGGGGCGCACCAGGAAGAGCACGTGAGCGGGGAGCGCTCCACGCGCAACCGGGTCGCGCGATCGATCCTGGACCACGGGCCGTCGACCGTCACCGAGCTGGCCGGGCGGCTGGGGCTCACCCCCGCGGCCGTAAGGCGTCATCTGGACGCGCTGGTCGCCGACGACGTAGTTCAGGCGCGTGAGCAGCGGGTGTACGGCGCGCGCACGCGCGGACGTCCCGCCAAGGTGTTCGCGCTGACCGACTGCGGCCGCGACGCCTTCGACCAGTCCTACGACAAGCTCGCCGCGGACGCCCTGCGCTGGATCCAGGAGCGGTTCGGCGGGGACGAGGCCGTCGTCGCCTTCGCGCGCGCGAGGATCGCCGAGCAGGCCGCCGCCTACCGCCGGGCGATCGAGGCCGCCGCCCCCGAACAGCGAACCGAAGCCCTGGCCAAGGCCCTGAGCGTGGACGGGTACGCTGCTACGGCTCGTAGCGCCCCCCTCCCGCAAAAAGGTGAGCAGCTCTGCCAGCACCACTGCCCGGTGGCCCACGTGGCGGAGAAGTTCCCGCAGCTGTGCGAGGCGGAGACCGAGATCTTCTCCCAGCTGCTGGGTACTCACGTCCAGCGGCTGGCGACCATCGCGCACGGCGACGGCGTCTGCACGACGTTCATCCCCAAGATTTCCCAGACCACTGACAACGCATCCGCAAGTACCGCCGGGAGGAACCCAGCATGA
- the tkt gene encoding transketolase: MSTKPTTTDLEWTELDQRAVDTARVLAADAVQKVGNGHPGTAMSLAPAAYTLFQKVMRHDPADPDWVGRDRFVLSAGHSSLTLYTQLYLAGFGLELDDLKAFRTWGSKTPGHPEYGHTKGVETTTGPLGQGVANAVGMALAARYERGLFDPDAAQGESPFDHFIYAIAGDGCLQEGISAEASSLAGHQQLGNLVLLWDDNHISIEGDTETAVSEDTVKRYEAYGWHVQRIAPKPDGDIDPHAVYNAIEAAKKVTDRPSFIAMRSIIAWPAPNAQNTEAAHGSALGDDEVAATKRVLGFDPDKSFDVAGEVLKHTRQALERGREAQAEWDKSFQLWRQNNPERAVDFDRIHAGELPTGWEEKVPVFEPGKGIATRAASGKVLQALGAVIPELWGGSADLAGSNNTTIDKNSSFLPADNPLPEADPYGRTIHFGIREHSMAAEMNGITLHGNTRVYGGTFLVFSDYMRNAVRLSALMHLPVTYVWTHDSIGLGEDGPTHQPVEHLASLRAIPGLNVVRPADANETAIAWREILRRYTKVYGKGAPHGLALTRQGVPTYEPNDDAVKGGYVLFEAEGGEAQVVLIATGSEVHVAVEAREQLQADGVPTRVVSMPCVEWFEEQDQGYRDSVLPPNVKARVAVEAGIGLTWHRYVGDAGRIVSLEHFGASADGKVLFREFGFTAENVAAKARESIAAAQR, translated from the coding sequence GTGAGCACCAAGCCGACCACCACAGACCTCGAGTGGACCGAGTTGGACCAGCGGGCCGTGGACACCGCCCGCGTCCTGGCCGCCGACGCCGTACAGAAGGTCGGTAACGGCCATCCGGGTACGGCCATGAGCCTGGCGCCTGCCGCGTACACCCTCTTCCAGAAGGTGATGCGCCACGACCCGGCCGACCCGGACTGGGTCGGGCGCGACCGCTTCGTGCTGTCCGCCGGCCACTCGTCACTGACCCTGTACACGCAGCTCTACCTGGCCGGCTTCGGCCTGGAGCTGGACGATCTGAAGGCCTTCAGGACCTGGGGTTCGAAGACCCCCGGCCACCCGGAGTACGGCCACACCAAGGGTGTGGAGACGACGACCGGACCGCTGGGACAGGGTGTCGCCAACGCGGTGGGCATGGCCCTGGCCGCCCGCTACGAGCGCGGGCTGTTCGACCCGGACGCGGCGCAGGGCGAGTCCCCCTTCGACCACTTCATCTACGCGATCGCCGGTGACGGTTGCCTGCAGGAGGGCATCTCCGCGGAGGCGTCCTCGCTGGCGGGCCACCAGCAGCTGGGCAACCTGGTGCTGCTGTGGGACGACAACCACATCTCCATCGAGGGCGACACGGAGACGGCCGTCTCCGAGGACACCGTCAAGCGCTACGAGGCCTACGGCTGGCATGTCCAGCGCATCGCCCCGAAGCCGGACGGCGACATCGACCCGCACGCCGTCTACAACGCGATCGAGGCCGCGAAGAAGGTCACCGACAGGCCGTCCTTCATCGCGATGCGCTCGATCATCGCCTGGCCCGCCCCGAACGCGCAGAACACCGAGGCCGCGCACGGCTCGGCGCTCGGCGACGACGAGGTCGCGGCCACCAAGCGTGTCCTCGGCTTCGACCCTGACAAGAGCTTCGACGTCGCGGGCGAGGTCCTCAAGCACACCCGGCAGGCGCTGGAGCGCGGCCGCGAGGCGCAGGCGGAGTGGGACAAGTCGTTCCAGCTGTGGCGCCAGAACAACCCGGAGCGCGCGGTCGACTTCGACCGCATCCACGCGGGCGAGCTGCCCACCGGCTGGGAGGAGAAGGTCCCGGTCTTCGAGCCCGGCAAGGGCATCGCGACCCGCGCCGCGTCCGGCAAGGTGCTGCAGGCGCTGGGCGCGGTCATCCCCGAGCTGTGGGGCGGTTCGGCCGACCTGGCCGGCTCCAACAACACGACCATCGACAAGAACTCCTCGTTCCTGCCGGCGGACAACCCCCTGCCGGAGGCGGACCCGTACGGCCGCACGATCCACTTCGGCATCCGCGAGCACTCCATGGCCGCGGAGATGAACGGCATCACCCTGCACGGCAACACCCGTGTCTACGGCGGTACGTTCCTGGTCTTCTCCGACTACATGCGCAACGCCGTGCGCCTGTCGGCGCTGATGCACCTGCCGGTGACGTACGTGTGGACGCACGACTCCATCGGTCTGGGCGAGGACGGCCCCACCCACCAGCCCGTCGAGCACCTGGCCTCGCTGCGCGCCATCCCGGGCCTGAACGTGGTCCGCCCGGCCGACGCCAACGAGACCGCGATCGCCTGGCGCGAGATCCTCAGGCGCTACACCAAGGTCTACGGCAAGGGCGCCCCGCACGGCCTGGCGCTGACCCGTCAGGGCGTGCCGACGTACGAGCCCAACGACGACGCGGTCAAGGGCGGCTACGTCCTGTTCGAGGCCGAAGGCGGTGAGGCGCAGGTCGTCCTGATCGCCACCGGTTCCGAGGTGCACGTCGCCGTCGAGGCGCGCGAGCAGCTCCAGGCCGACGGGGTGCCGACACGGGTCGTGTCCATGCCGTGCGTGGAGTGGTTCGAGGAGCAGGACCAGGGGTACCGGGACAGCGTCCTGCCGCCGAACGTGAAGGCGCGCGTCGCGGTGGAGGCCGGTATCGGTCTCACGTGGCACAGGTACGTGGGGGACGCCGGTCGCATCGTTTCCCTGGAGCACTTCGGTGCTTCGGCCGACGGCAAGGTGCTCTTCCGCGAGTTCGGCTTCACTGCCGAGAACGTGGCTGCCAAGGCACGGGAATCCATCGCCGCCGCCCAGCGCTGA
- a CDS encoding COX15/CtaA family protein has protein sequence MVRVPNVTHADAVAALRNPLSFIAARWTPKPGTVRRAALSALVMSVVIVVTGGAVRLTASGLGCPTWPKCTANSLAPTGAMNFHSAIEFGNRMLTYVLCAAIGWAIIAARSEKPYRRSLTRLGWVQFWLVMSNAVLGGIVVLVGLNPYTVAAHFLLASALIAVATVMWQRTREGDGAPRPLVGRPVQQLVWFLVAASVLLIAVGTVVTGAGPHAGDSREVERMPLDWETVSKLHAVLAWIVVTLTFALWFILKAVDAPKSPLHRTRELFLILLSQGVIGYVQYFTNLPEALVGLHMLGSALVWIGVLRVLLAMRERPEPAADLPGPSAEVTVGTRA, from the coding sequence ATGGTGCGCGTGCCAAACGTGACCCACGCCGACGCGGTGGCGGCCCTGCGCAACCCGCTCTCCTTCATCGCCGCACGCTGGACCCCGAAACCCGGGACGGTCCGGCGGGCGGCTCTTTCCGCGCTCGTCATGTCGGTGGTCATCGTGGTCACCGGCGGTGCGGTGCGACTGACCGCTTCCGGGCTCGGCTGCCCGACCTGGCCCAAGTGCACCGCCAACTCGCTCGCTCCCACCGGTGCGATGAACTTCCACAGCGCCATCGAGTTCGGCAACCGCATGCTGACGTACGTGCTGTGCGCCGCCATCGGCTGGGCGATCATCGCGGCGCGCTCGGAGAAGCCGTACCGGCGAAGCCTGACCCGGCTCGGCTGGGTGCAGTTCTGGCTGGTCATGAGCAACGCGGTGCTCGGGGGCATCGTGGTCCTGGTCGGCCTCAACCCGTACACCGTCGCGGCCCACTTCCTGCTCGCCTCGGCGCTGATCGCGGTCGCCACCGTGATGTGGCAGCGCACCCGCGAGGGCGACGGGGCGCCCCGCCCGCTGGTCGGCAGGCCCGTGCAGCAACTGGTGTGGTTCCTGGTCGCCGCCTCCGTGCTGCTGATCGCGGTGGGCACCGTGGTGACCGGCGCCGGTCCGCACGCGGGCGACTCACGCGAGGTCGAGCGGATGCCGCTGGACTGGGAGACCGTCAGCAAGCTGCACGCCGTACTGGCCTGGATCGTGGTCACGCTGACCTTCGCCCTGTGGTTCATCCTCAAGGCGGTCGACGCCCCCAAGAGCCCCCTGCACCGCACCCGCGAACTCTTCCTGATCCTGCTGTCCCAGGGCGTCATCGGCTACGTCCAGTACTTCACCAACCTCCCCGAGGCCCTGGTCGGCCTGCACATGCTCGGCTCGGCCCTGGTGTGGATCGGGGTGCTGCGGGTCCTGCTGGCGATGCGGGAGCGGCCCGAGCCGGCGGCGGACCTGCCGGGGCCTTCGGCCGAGGTGACGGTGGGCACGCGCGCGTAG
- a CDS encoding ABC transporter permease, whose product MIAAQAALETKMLLRNGEQLLLTVVIPTLLLVLFSSVDIVDTGAGKAVDFLAPGILALAVMSTAFTGQAIATGFERRYGVLKRLASSPLPRWGLMTAKTASVLVTEVLQVILLTVIAFALGWSPEGNPAAVLLLLILGTAAFSGLGLLMAGTLKAEATLAAANLVFLLLLVGGGVIVPMDKFPQGAQDVLGLLPVSALSDGLRDVLQHGAGTPWGDLGILAVWAVVGLAAAGRFFRWE is encoded by the coding sequence ATGATCGCGGCCCAGGCAGCGCTTGAGACGAAGATGCTGCTGCGCAACGGCGAGCAGCTGCTGCTGACGGTCGTGATCCCGACGCTGCTGCTGGTGCTGTTCAGCTCGGTGGACATCGTCGACACCGGCGCGGGCAAGGCGGTGGACTTCCTCGCGCCCGGCATCCTGGCCCTCGCCGTCATGTCCACGGCCTTCACGGGCCAGGCGATCGCGACGGGCTTCGAGCGGCGCTACGGCGTGCTGAAGCGCCTCGCCTCCTCGCCGCTCCCCCGCTGGGGCCTGATGACCGCGAAGACGGCGTCGGTCCTGGTCACGGAGGTCCTCCAGGTGATCCTCCTGACGGTGATCGCCTTCGCCCTGGGCTGGTCGCCCGAGGGCAACCCGGCGGCCGTGCTGCTCCTGCTGATCCTGGGCACGGCGGCCTTCTCGGGCCTGGGCCTGCTGATGGCCGGCACGCTGAAGGCGGAGGCGACCCTGGCTGCCGCGAACCTGGTCTTCCTGCTGCTGCTCGTGGGCGGCGGCGTGATCGTGCCGATGGACAAGTTCCCGCAGGGCGCTCAGGACGTCCTGGGACTCCTGCCGGTCTCCGCCCTCTCCGACGGTCTGCGGGACGTGCTGCAGCACGGGGCCGGCACGCCCTGGGGCGACCTGGGGATTCTGGCCGTGTGGGCCGTCGTGGGGCTCGCGGCCGCCGGGAGGTTCTTCCGCTGGGAGTAG
- a CDS encoding aminoglycoside N(3)-acetyltransferase yields MSTPPPTGPLVTRDTVAAQVRLLGVETGEILLVHSSLSSLGWVCGGAVAVVQGLLDALGQTGTLVVPTQTGDLSDPALWGNPPVPEEWWDRIRATMPAYDPLVTPSRGVGVIPETVRGWPGARRSAHPQTSFAALGPRAAEIVDGHAPDCRLGERSPLARLERLGARVLLLGVGYAACTSFHLAEYRIPSPLVRVGRPAPGGGWETVTEVSITSENFAELGHDFERDRAVVRKRVGAADARLFPVADSVAYAERWLALHRSREDEIPTATGSAPASGDPAPPGPGRRRRT; encoded by the coding sequence ATGTCGACACCCCCTCCGACCGGCCCTCTTGTCACCCGCGACACGGTCGCCGCACAGGTGCGCCTGCTGGGTGTGGAGACCGGCGAGATTCTTCTGGTGCACTCCTCCCTCAGCAGCCTCGGCTGGGTCTGCGGGGGCGCCGTCGCGGTCGTCCAGGGACTGCTCGACGCGCTCGGCCAAACGGGCACCCTGGTCGTCCCCACCCAGACCGGCGACCTTTCGGACCCGGCCCTGTGGGGCAACCCGCCGGTGCCCGAGGAGTGGTGGGACCGGATCCGGGCCACGATGCCCGCCTACGACCCCCTGGTCACGCCCTCGCGCGGGGTGGGCGTGATCCCGGAGACCGTGCGCGGCTGGCCGGGCGCCCGGCGCAGCGCGCACCCGCAGACGTCCTTCGCGGCACTCGGCCCGCGCGCGGCGGAGATCGTCGACGGCCACGCGCCCGACTGCCGGCTCGGGGAGCGGAGCCCGCTGGCGCGGCTGGAGCGACTGGGCGCCCGGGTCCTGCTGCTCGGCGTCGGCTACGCGGCGTGCACGAGCTTCCATCTCGCCGAGTACCGGATACCGTCGCCGCTCGTCCGGGTCGGGCGGCCGGCTCCGGGCGGCGGCTGGGAGACGGTGACCGAGGTGTCGATCACCTCGGAGAACTTCGCCGAGCTGGGCCATGACTTCGAGCGGGACCGTGCCGTCGTGCGCAAAAGGGTGGGCGCCGCCGACGCCCGGCTGTTTCCCGTGGCGGACTCGGTGGCGTACGCGGAGCGGTGGCTGGCGCTGCACCGGTCGCGGGAGGACGAGATCCCCACGGCGACCGGGAGTGCTCCGGCGAGTGGAGATCCTGCACCCCCCGGTCCGGGCCGACGACGGCGTACCTAG
- a CDS encoding heme o synthase — protein sequence MCVTAVESRPAGVLGASESPRHRPFGARVKAFVALTKPRIIELLLITTVPVMFLAQQGVPDLTLVLLTCLGGYLSAGGANALNMYIDRDIDALMDRTSQRPLVTGMVSPRECLAFGITLAVVSTLLFGLTVNWLSAWLSLGALLFYVVVYTMILKRRTSQNIVWGGIAGCLPVLIGWSAVTNSVSWAPVILFLVMFFWTPPHYWPLSMKVKDDYARVGVPMLPVVASNKVVAKQIVIYSWVMVAVSLLLTPLGYTGWFYTLVALLAGGFWLWEAHGLQNRAKAEVTGGKLKEMRLFHWSITYVSILFVAVAVDPFLR from the coding sequence GTGTGCGTGACGGCCGTCGAATCCCGTCCAGCGGGGGTACTCGGTGCCAGCGAGAGCCCGCGTCACCGGCCGTTCGGGGCCCGTGTCAAGGCGTTCGTGGCGCTGACCAAGCCGCGGATCATCGAGCTCCTGCTCATCACCACCGTTCCGGTGATGTTCCTCGCCCAGCAGGGTGTGCCGGACCTGACGCTGGTGCTGCTCACCTGCCTCGGCGGCTACCTCTCGGCGGGCGGCGCCAACGCGCTGAACATGTACATCGACCGCGACATCGACGCGCTGATGGACCGCACCTCGCAGCGCCCCCTGGTCACCGGCATGGTCAGCCCGCGCGAGTGCCTCGCCTTCGGCATCACCCTCGCAGTGGTCTCCACGCTCCTGTTCGGCCTCACCGTCAACTGGCTGTCGGCGTGGCTGTCACTCGGCGCGCTGCTCTTCTACGTCGTCGTCTACACGATGATCCTCAAGCGGCGAACCTCGCAGAACATCGTGTGGGGCGGCATCGCCGGCTGCCTTCCGGTGCTCATCGGCTGGTCGGCCGTCACGAACTCCGTGTCGTGGGCGCCGGTCATCCTCTTCCTCGTCATGTTCTTCTGGACGCCGCCGCACTACTGGCCGCTGTCGATGAAGGTCAAGGACGACTACGCGCGCGTGGGCGTGCCGATGCTGCCGGTCGTCGCCTCCAACAAGGTCGTCGCCAAGCAGATCGTGATCTACAGCTGGGTGATGGTGGCCGTCTCGCTCCTGCTCACCCCCCTCGGCTACACGGGCTGGTTCTACACGCTCGTGGCGCTGCTGGCCGGCGGCTTCTGGCTGTGGGAGGCCCACGGGCTGCAGAACAGGGCCAAGGCGGAGGTGACGGGCGGGAAGCTCAAGGAGATGCGGCTGTTCCACTGGTCCATCACCTACGTGTCGATCCTGTTCGTGGCGGTCGCGGTGGACCCCTTCCTCCGTTAG
- a CDS encoding amidohydrolase family protein, protein MIETPSLVDQYCHGVLRTELGLGTFEAQLARTEGPPAPGTTLFDTQTGFAVRRWCPPLLGLEPHCPPARYLARRRELGVPETGRRLLRGSGITTYLVDTGLPGDLTGPTELASAGDAEAREIVRLELLAEQVADTSGTVESFLANLAESVHGAAGSAVAFTSVAGVRHGLALAPEPPGPGEVRGAAGRWLAGRRVGGELTDPVLLRHLLWIAVASGLPLQLHAGLGEPGQRIDRTDPVLLTDFVRATAGLGTDLVLLHGYPYHRHAAHLAGVFPHVYADSGAALVRTGARAATVLAEILELAPFGKILFSSGAHGLPELHVVGARLFREALGRVLGGWVAEGAWSLADAQRVAGMVAAGNARRVYGLE, encoded by the coding sequence ATGATCGAAACGCCGTCCCTCGTGGACCAGTACTGCCACGGCGTACTGAGGACGGAGCTGGGCCTCGGCACCTTCGAGGCCCAGCTGGCGCGCACCGAGGGACCGCCCGCGCCCGGCACCACCCTCTTCGACACACAGACCGGTTTCGCCGTACGCCGCTGGTGCCCCCCGCTGCTCGGCCTGGAACCGCACTGTCCCCCCGCCCGCTATCTCGCCCGGCGTCGTGAACTGGGCGTACCGGAGACGGGCCGCAGACTCCTGCGCGGCAGCGGCATCACGACGTATCTGGTCGACACGGGGCTGCCCGGCGACCTCACCGGACCCACCGAGCTGGCGTCCGCCGGGGACGCCGAGGCCCGCGAGATCGTCCGCCTGGAGTTACTGGCCGAGCAGGTCGCGGACACCTCCGGCACCGTCGAGTCCTTCCTCGCCAACCTCGCCGAGTCGGTGCACGGCGCCGCCGGAAGCGCGGTGGCCTTCACCTCCGTCGCGGGCGTACGGCACGGGCTGGCGCTCGCGCCCGAGCCGCCCGGGCCCGGGGAGGTGCGGGGTGCCGCCGGGCGGTGGCTGGCCGGCCGCAGAGTGGGCGGCGAGCTGACCGACCCGGTTCTGCTGCGGCACCTGCTGTGGATCGCCGTCGCCTCCGGGCTGCCGCTCCAGCTCCACGCGGGACTCGGCGAACCGGGCCAGCGCATCGACCGCACGGACCCGGTGCTGCTCACCGACTTCGTCCGCGCCACGGCCGGACTGGGCACGGACCTGGTCCTGCTGCACGGCTACCCCTACCACCGCCATGCCGCCCATCTCGCCGGTGTCTTCCCGCACGTGTACGCCGACTCGGGGGCCGCCCTGGTCCGCACCGGCGCCCGCGCGGCCACCGTCCTCGCCGAGATCCTGGAGCTGGCCCCCTTCGGGAAGATCCTCTTCTCCAGCGGGGCTCATGGGCTGCCCGAGCTGCACGTCGTGGGAGCGCGGTTGTTCCGGGAGGCCCTGGGGCGGGTGCTGGGCGGCTGGGTCGCGGAGGGGGCGTGGTCGCTGGCGGACGCGCAGCGGGTGGCCGGGATGGTGGCGGCCGGGAACGCGCGCAGGGTGTACGGACTGGAGTGA